ACCCTTATGGAAACCAGGTAAATATCACTTTAGGCTTTATCAAAGAGGAAAACGTGATGAAAAACACGTCCTAATTACATAGCATAGTGACTATCAGACAAATCTGAAGCCTCCCTATCGAAACAATAGAGACCATCTAATGCAATTGTTCAATTCAAAACGGTAGAAtgtgaaggggagaggagacgggatgagtggagagggggatggggtcgGCTGGGGCCTGGGGGAAGGAAAGACGAATCATCCTCCTGTGTGGTCTGCTGTCAATGGGTCTGTCTCATAAGGTTCATAGGCTTTCAAAGATAAACTTTGCTGGAAGTCACATGTGCGGTTGAAAGGTGTATTACTATTATGTGGCAGACCATTTGAAAACGATGTCTGTAGAGTCCACTGGTAGCCTATGGGGAAACTAGAGAATATGCATTAATTTTCATCTAATTTCTCAGAGAAGATTAAATGGATTAAGAATTATTTTTGGAATAAGAATGCAATATACAGATAGGCCTACAATGCAAACAAAAAGCTTAATACATGATAAAACGAAAATGAAGTGAAATAGTATCAAAATGTTTAATACCATACAATTGTTTAAACGTGAGCCCGAATGTTAGATTTTGATATTTGAGACTTTATTTAATGAGATTTAGCTCCACAATTACCTCGATTTACTTGGGAAATATTTGATTCGGTGAACAAATAGGGCAATATAATGAAAAACAATGAAATACAAGAATATAATGACTCCATTCTCCAAACCATGTTTAGAATTCAAAAGTaaacattccaaaacatttaTGAATGGCAACAGAAAGTTTACACTATAAACATATTCGTGTATTATGTGGATACGGCTTTTGGACGTAGATTGATAACCATTGAAGGCAGGTAAATACAGTCTGCCCCCTACAGACTGTTCGCTTCATCAGCAGAcaagcttttctttttttttactagtTTGCAGTCTGTCTGCTACTTTTACATCACTTCCGTCACAGCTTTCTGTGAGAGTTTCGAGCAAAGATGGCGGCAGCACAGCTAACGGATGAGGAGCTTTTCTCTGAGTTAAAGCGCTTTGGATTCACCCCAGGCCCGGTTACCGAAAACACACGCCCCGTATATTTAAAGAAATTGAAGAAACTGCGCGAAGAGCAGCAACAGCGAGGATCTCGATCGGGAAAAACGCGCAACAGCGGTAGCATCAACAACAACAGTAGTGGCGGAGGCAACAGCAGTAACACAGCGGCGGGAGCTTCGGGATTCGGAGTCAGGCCAGCCAGCAATGACGTCACGCACCTGAGCCCTAGCAAGAGCCCCGGCGGTCGTCCGGCCCTGAACGAGAAGCGTGCCGGTGGAACAGGGAAGTTCGTTCTGGGCTTTAGCTCGGACGAATCGGATGCTGAGCTACCACCGAAAAAAAGAGGCCTGAACCACAGCGGCAGGAGAGACCGTGGCTCCGGGTATCAACAACAACCGCAGATCAGGCCTACAGGAACACCCATCACCGCTCAAAAGAGTCAAGGAGTGTACGTGAGTAACAGCAACCATTCTTTTCCTGGACCACCGGAGAGTAGAAGGAGCGGGTCTGGGACTGTTGGGTGGGTAGAAAGAGGAAAATCGAGCCTCGAGGTTTCGCGTTCAGCAAAGGCGGAGGGGAGTGGTTACGAGgagccggaggaggaggacgattaTGAGGGGAAGAATGAGAGGGACTCTCGGTCTCTCAATGGTAGCAGGGCGTCCTACTTGAATACTAGTAAGCTAGTCGGGGATTACTCTGAttcggacgaggaggaggaagaagagggcatATCTGCGTTTGACCGTCAACGCGAACGCCGTCTGAACTCCAGACGGAGTCTCTCAAAATCGGCCTCGTCTCCCTTTAGAAGTGCCAGGGGGTCGGAGAGCGGCCAGGAAAAGACGGGAGGCGCAATCAGAGTAAATGACACGCCTGGCGCTAGGAGTCTAGACATGGTGGGAGaccggggggaggaggaagaagaagacggAAAGAAGAGAGGCCCCGGCGAATCGGCTCTCAGTGGCGGCCTGCTGAGTCGCAGTTACCCCAGGAGGTCCATCTACGTGTCGGCTGTCATGGGAGAAAGCGGCAACAACAGCCCCTCGGCGTACAACAAAAACCACGTCGACAGCGGGGACGGCGCCACAAGTAGCAGCCGATTCAGCATTGGACTGAGACCAAGGTTTCCAAGTAACACCCTGTCTGCGACCTACCGGCCCAACCATTCGAACCACACAGGAACCAACCATGGCTACAGCCATGCCATGCTTAAGCAGAAGCTTACGGTTCCAGAAGACGAGCTTCTACAGCAGTTTAAAAGGGAAGAGGTGTCCTCCACCGGTGGGTTCAGCGCACACTACCTGTCCATGTTCCTGTTGACGGCGGCCTGCCTGTTCTTCTTACTGCTGGGCCTCATGTACTTGAGAATGCGAGGTTCTGGAGCATCCGACGTCGATGTTGTTagtaagtacattatatattcTCTATGTTTGTCTTTTTGTCAAATCCACATTTTCTAAAATGACCAGTGTTGGGATGTGGGGATTACTGTTTGGGGTTGCATGAGAAGGGGTACAATGGAGTTTGATTTTGGAACTTGGTTTTCATGGTAAAATGTTTTGAAACTAGGCCAGTCTGTCTGTTACTAAGAGAGTGGGTCGTCTATTGCTTCCATCTGGCTACATTTAAGTCTATGCTATTTGTGGAGATATCAGCAGGGTTACAGAAAACAATGGTTTGTGGACCTACGTCCCATTCCAGTTTATAGCCTATCATCCCCACTATGCCGATCGAACAAgacttttttttatatacagcCTAAGCTTACCCTAACCTAGTGAGGTGTCACTCTCAAAGTTCACACCCTTCAAGGCTGTCCAGGAAGTAGCTCTTCACTTTAACCAATGTGATACTTGGTAGCAAGAAGCAGATAGCTGTATTTGCATGTCAAAATAAGGAGTACCCCCAAAGCCCTAGCACTCATCAACACTGCCGGGCTCACTTCCTATGGTGTGATTCCCCCATCACCCCAGGCTCCTAGTACTACATCATTAAGCCATGCCTTACTAATGAGATTTGCACTCTTTGTAAGCATGAAAACTAGCGTCGGACAAATTAGCAGGTATTAAAGGTGAAGCTGAGTTCTCATGAGTCCCTCGACGTATGGCCTACCAACCTCGGATCAGTTGAAGCCCAGTTAAAGGTCCTTTAACTGGGGCATGTGCAGGTGGCACCTTGTTAATGGTTTctgttagcccccccccccccacacacacacaagcgttgTCAAACCCCATGATTTCACCGGTGCTGTGGAATTCTCATGAAACATGAAATATTTAAGAatcccttttttattttttacacttTGTTGcgaaggagagcgagagtggATGGGGTGGGGAGTCTGCGTGCTAGGCTGACATGGGGTCCAGATGTAGGGCACACACTAAAGCTGCAAGTGGGGAAGAAATACATAGCAAGACAATGTTGAGAGGGGAAACTCTGAATAATGAAATGACTATCAATGGCGTGCCTGACATTCCCAGGAAAAGAGCTTGGACTAAAGAGCGCGTGGCAGACATCTAGGTCACAGACAAGCTAAACCGTCCTAATTGTTTGGTGTTCTGGGGACACGCGGAGCCGCCTGGACTGACCAGCCAGCCATACCCGTGGCTGTCTGCATGActggcaaccacacacacacacacacacacacacacacacacacacacacacacacacacacacacacacacacacactgactagaGTCTGAGCGTTGCCCACAGACACTGGGTCAGAGCATCTTATGCCTATCCCAAAGGCAAATAAATAGAAGCTCTTCACTTATGCTGGCTGGTGATAGTCTGCTGATAAGTGTATTTTAAGCAATGCAAATCATCATCAAAAGCCACTGCTGTGCAAATTGATGCAAAACAATGCAAATGGTACTGCAACACATTGAACCTTTGGCGCGTAGATCCCAATTAGAAATGCGTAGCTCTGGGCCCGGTTCACGAGAAGTGATGATGCATGTCGCTTTATGCTCATGCATGAAACAAATGTCACATTCTGTTGTTTGTTACACGAATGCATCCAGCCACCTCCATGATGTGGCTGTAACGGGTCACGCTCCCCACCACAGCTCAGGCTAATCCTGGGCAGCCTTCCAGATGTGGAGAGGGCTGCTCCATGTTCAGACAGTGACTCAAGTGTGAGGCGATACTCGATGCGCTGTAGTctgccccttcctcccctttcacacacaaacacacacacacacacacacacacacacacacacacacacacaccttcagactAGACAGTGTTGTGAAAGCCCTCCATTTGACTTATGTTTTTGACTATTTAAATGTGCCATTGTCTCAAATTGCTATATTTTGTGTCTTCCTTTGCAGTTAAGAACCACCCATTTGGAAGTTTCTTTGACAGTTCTTATGTAAGTATACTATGCTTTTCTATAGCCATTTTCTTGCCTTTTTGTGGCTAGATGACCCTGTTATAGTAGCCTGTTTGCTTAAGGCTACTATCAGCTGGAAAATAACATTCCAGCGCAACGCTTTTGTGATGTATAGCAAGTTCACCTGCTGTGTAAAAGAACTCATTCACGACTGCCGCAGCATGGCCGCGGACATTTAGTATCGCGTATCGCTGTTTGTCAGTGTGCTAACTTCAACAACTGGTTTCTCCTAACAGACCGAGACGGAGAAGGACCTCATTCTAGAGCTCCTGCTCACCCTCCACGACCACCTGGCCCACATCGCAGGTACGAGTGCTACCTAGAAGCCATTTTGCTCCAGCGCGCGTGCGCTTTGACTGAGTTGTGATGGATTGTAGGGAAACGATGCATGTGTTTTTAATCATCAGGAGGTCTTTCCCAGGGAAGTAATTCCCTGAGCATTCGGTGATGTAGGATTGAAAATGTTGTTCGGTTGTGAATTGTCACGGAGCGCATTTGAGATTTTTCTCCGACTTTGAATTTGATTTGACACGATGGTCTGATTCCCACAGGTGAACATGACTGTAGAGACCCAGAAGACCAGACCAACCGGAGCCTGACGATAGACGAGGCATCCAAATATCTTTGGGtgcgtttatttattttatttgtacatTTCCAACTAAATCAATGCTTCACTCACGCAACCCTTGTTCTGGTGCTGTCAACCAAAACTACAGTTTAAATAATTGAAACGCACCACAGAAGCTTTCTCATGTGAACGAAGCATGGGTTAGGTCACAGCCCCCCTCGTTGGAACCCAAAGTTTGCATTTCCGTACGGGTGTTCATCTTCCCTTTCGATTTCAGGCTCAAAAAGAGGACTACAAAAACATGGTCCTCAGTTCGCTTGAATGGATTATCCGAACAAAGGAGGATGTCGGGATACGGTATTTAGGATTTTCTGACTGCATTTCGTCTACATTTACCTCCTAGCCAAAGCCATTCGTTATACCTTCTACAAACCCACGTGACGCACCTTTTCTATGTTTTGTGTCCTAACATCAGGCTGATTGGGGCGAGTCCAGAGGAGGCTGTGACCGACGTGTCTGAGATCTCCAGCCTGGAGTCCACCCACCCCAAGATGTCCTTCCTCTGCCGTTTCCGACGGGCGTTCTTCACCGTCATCTACCGGGTCCTCTTTGTCCTAGCAGGTCAGaggccttgcccccccccccccccgctctccctcctgTAAAAGAAGCACGTCGGTGTCAAATGAGTTTTGAAATGAGTTTTGAAAGTCTCTTGGAAGACATGTTTCGAGTGATTGTGTCTTATCTGGTGAAACACAACTGAAAGCAAATAGCTTGTCTACTTAGTTaaccctccacaacccccccccccccccccctcccccctctgcttcTGGTCTTtcttgcctctctgtctgtctagtaATTGGGCTTGTGTGGGGTCTGGTGTACTACATGAAATACCGCTGgaggcgagaggaggaggagaccagaCAGATGCACGGCCTCGTGGACAGAATCATCGGTACAGAGCCCCCCGTCTACCACTTCACTTTTTCTCTCAGAATATCTACACGAAGGAGCACACACAATTTGTGCCCGGGCCCGTTATCTCATTGTTGCGTTTTCGCTTGTCTGCATGCGTAGATGTGTTGAGTAGCCACAACGAGGCGTGCCAGGAGAACAAAGACCTGCAGCCCTACCTTCCCATCCCTCACGTCCGAGACTCCCTGGTCCCGCCCCCAGAAAGGTCAGTAGGTGGATCTGtgcagagtcaggtggctgagcggtgagggaatcgggctagtaatcagaaggttgccggttcaattccccgccgtgcaaaatgatgttgtttccttgggcaaggcacttcacgctacttgcctcgggggaatgtccctgtacgtactggaagtcgctctggataagagcgtctgctaaatgaataaatgtaaatgtgcagtAACGCTGCGACGTACAGTCCCTTTTCACGACGGAAACTACAGACATGACAAAAGTATGGGagccaggtggctgagcggttagggaatcgggctagtaatccgaaggtcgctggtttgattcccggctgtgccaaatgacgttgtgtccttgggcaaggcacttcaccctacttgcctcgggggaatgtccctgtacttactgtaagtcgctctggataagagcgtctgctaaatgactaaatgtaaatgtaagtacacGTCGTTTTTTTCTGTGACGTCACAGGATGAGAATGAAGAGGCTTTGGGACAAGGCCGTGAAGTTTATTTCCGCCAACGAATCGCGGATCCGGACAGAGTCCCAGAGGATCGGGGGAGCGGACTTCCTGGTGTGGCGGTGGATCCAGCCCTCGAGCTTGGACAAGTCTCTTGTGCACCACAAAGTGTGGCAAGGCAAAGGTACCCTTCACCCTGTGTGAACACACGATCACATAAAGTACCCCCATTTTCTTGCCTTGAAGCTTTGATTTGTGGAAGTGGATCATTGAATTGGAGGATTCACTTTATACTTTAAGAATAAGAAACGACATTGTGCCAGTATCTATCATTCCTAATCGATCCCTTTCCACTCCTTCAGCTTTTCCGCTTGACAAAGGGAACTCTCCACCCAACAGCCTAACACCGTGTCTGAAGATCAGAAACATGTTTGATCCAGTCATGTGAGTATTGCTcctgagcggggggggggggggggggtttgtttgcGTGAATAAGGACATTCTCAGTGACTCTATCACAAAGACCCAACccatgacctgtgtgtgtgtgtgtgtgtctagggagGTTGGAGAAAACTGGCATCTGGCCATCCACGAAGCCATCCTGGAGAAGTGCAGTGACAACGATGGCATCGTCCACATCGCTGTCGACAAAAACTCGCGCGAGGTGGGTGTCACATTTAAGTCTCTCGGTTTCTCTCACCCCATAAAAACCTACCATTTTTGACTTCTGTAAAGCCGGTGATTTTCTTTCCAACTGGTTTTCTCTTATGACGGTTGATTTACAATCCAAAACTTGCATCAAGGACGTCTTGCGCAACTAGGATGGAACTACTTTTGGAAGTCAGGTTTTAGCAGGTTTCTCAAAGCCTTTCAATGTCTCTCTGCCAACAACACTTCCACCACACGTCTCTGATGTGGCTTGAACATCACACCAAGAGATTCGCCCCCAGCGGTAAGGCATCAAGGTTGCATCAAGGCTCCATTCTAAcctttcctctgctcctcacagGGCTGCGTCTACGTCAAGTGTCTCTCGGCAGAGCACTCAGGGAAGGCCTTCAAGGCGCTGCACGGCTCGTGGTTTGACGGTAAATTAGACTTCAATTACACTTTCAATCACACGGCGATGCCGTGCACCATCTGACCAAGGCAGCTTTTGTATTTGTCCTTACACTGTTGTTTAAGTATTGACTTTCATTTCAGCGGGAAATAAAACATTGCCTTTGCAccaagaaaatatatatttgtaaaaGAATTGATTTAAGTTGATGCTATCCGTTTGATATGTTAGTATTCGTTCATAggtatcatctctctctctctctcaggtaaacTGGTGACGGTGAAGTACCTCCGCCTGGACCGCTACCACCAGCGTTTCCCCCAGGCCCAGGGCTGCAACACGCCTCTGAAGccctccagcacacacatgaacaccatGTCCCGCCTGCGTCACCGTACCGGCTCAGCCCTGGGCTTCTCCTGAGAGCGACCCGCCCCGCCccgcacctctccccctcctgcaccaCCTCCAAGCCCCTAACCTCTGCTCCCTGtcctcacaccccctccccctcccttccatcGTGACACTAGGAACCTCGCAGTGCAGGACTCTTGACCAAACTGCTAAGCTGGAGATGACTGGGGGCGAAAGGTCCCATACAAGGCGACTGACTGACTTTGAGCCTTTCACTCCCATGTGCGtccacaagggggggggggggggtggcggcatTGGAGGTTTTTTTGTAAAGAAGGGTTTGAAAATGGTGAACTTGCAAGAACGGAGCTAGACGGAGCTTTTGCATGAGAAAGACGGCTTTTTTTCCCGCGGGTGCTGCAGTGGACACTTATTATTTCTttctatttttgtattacaaatgTTAAGGATTCAACAATGAAACAAGACGATTCCTGATGGCATATTTAAAAAGATGTACATGAAAGAgacccttttttttctctctctctccttcccatcctCTTTTTACAAAACTGGTCCCATGTGAGGAGTTTAGTTTGGGTAGACATGGAATAAATGCATGTGCTGTTTCAACAGCCTCTATTCAAGCTTTGAATTATAACATATAACGTGGATGTTTATTTCCTGAAGATGTTTGAGGCgatcccaatttttttttttgtagtatatatattttttgtcaaGCAAGGAAGGAAGGCACAAACGCGTAGATGGGGTGCTGTAAATATTACGTGAATGGTGGCGGTGGCTTCAATGAATTATCTGTATTAAAAGTAAATCATAAGCTCTTGTTTTCCTGCCAATACTCAGAACTTAGGTTAAAAACATCGGTAAAATATGGATGACGTCTTTGGATACACAGTGGTAGTTTGACACCCTTGACTTTTGGGCATTGTCAGGCTTCCCAGGGCTGTGTTTCAAAGTGAATGCTTCACATAGTAGGGGTCAATATCGTAGGTGTGCAGTCAGACGTATTATCCTTGGCTTGCTTCTTCATTTTATTCCACCTAATATACCTTCCCCTCCGAACTCAACAATAATTTGAATCTATCCCTtcaaattatattccaaatgtaTCGCCATGTATTTTTCTTACCGTTTCCAACAACGTTTTGGATTATAGGCTGATCATTATACCGGTTCATTCTCTTCCAGCTACACAGACCTTTTGTTGGGACTTTCTGACACACTTAAACTAATACAGAAAATTCCAGAAGGTTTATTGGATCACAGTGGCTCATGGGCCTTGCAGATACATGGGAGAGGGTGTctcagtgcattaccctacagTTGTCTTTGTCACTAGAGCACATGATCAGAAGTTCCATAGGATCCCATACAGTTCTGCTTTTCTTTTGTCCTGCTCAAATTCCATGATTATTTCACTTGAGACAGACATGTTCCTGCCATGCTTCAAAATCGAATTTGTTAATACCGGTTCTTGATTGTGTATTCAGCCATGTTTATCATTCTAGACctattgtaatgttattgttttcccCAGATTGATTGATAGACAGAACGCAGCCAATTGTTTTAGATGTAACGGGGAATGGTGTTAGAATGAATAATCTGATTTGCATATTTTTATTGTTTAACTCCAAGTATTCCAACCCCCTGTGTGATTGCTTGTGAGTTAGCTGTTTGTGGTAGGCCGTATGTATTCATAAAATGTTAAAGATCAAAGGATTGCCACCATTTAGTTAtatatttttccttttttaatGCAGTGTAGTGGATTGTGGGTTGCAGTATTTGCAGCAAGAGGTTGTACAATTGATGCACATTTAAAACGTTATTAACCTGGTGCATACTCTGCAGCGGATAACCTAATTGTGCCTTAACTTTGTGCTTTTTAATGACTGGCACTGCATTACTGAAGAATGTAAGGGGTTTATAAAAGTGTTTGAACAGGTACAATCGTTTAAAGGTCTAGGAAGGCCTGTCCAAGAAATTGTTCCAGACATGAATTTTCTCTTTGTCCTCTCAAATGTTCCTCCCTAACGTTTTACGATAATTGTTGTTGGAATTGGTTATTATCGTTTATAGATATTCTATGTGTTTACATTAAAGACAAGTGTTTTCCTCCCTATCCATGAGCAACCTCATTTTCACTTTAAACGATTGTACCCACTGCACAGAGCTGAtatggaaaaaatatatataaataaaaatgaaaaaataaagaGAACACTTTGCGAATTAAGCCAGTTGTTTTTGCTGTAACTTGAGTGCATCATGGTAATCTTTCTATTTTTGTATGTTTACAGCCTGATGTTGGTGCACCTGCAGGTTTTTTTTCTTATGATGACTGTAAAGAGGGTGAATGTAAATGTTAGTTTGGTGTGGTGGCACTTCTCCAAGGTGGCGCTTGAACTTCAGCTGCATCTttgatgttttctttttttctggtgtattttatgtaaacactgTACATTTATATAACTGTAACATGTACTATTATATGCAGCTTAATTTCCATTGCATTGTATTGTTTCGATTGACCAATATCCCTTACCTGCAAGCCAGAGGGGAAGGTGTACAATAATCCAGACATTTAAAAAGTccagatgttttaatgtaatttGTCACATTGTCTTGTAAGAACGGCTCTAATTAAAGGTTTATTAGGGGTTTTTAATCGTGTCTTGTCCATTTATGCCGTACATGCGTCGACAATAAGAAATATCCCGAGCATAATATGTAATTAAATCGGTTAACAAAAAAAGAACGAGATGACAGGAAATTATTTACAAATGTCCGTTTGTCCGTGAGTAGGCTAACTTTGGACTCGTTCCAAGTGACGCACGATCAAATACACTGCCAGTAGGCTCAGTCGCATGACAGAGAGGTCTACATTTGCTATAATATTCACATTTGCAACATTATAAAATGCATATGCACGTGTAAATAGTGGCCAGTTTTAAAGATTAGTTGGCGGCATGGTCCGACAGAATGAGACAGAAACCCGACTCGCATCTTGCTCATATTTGGAGATTGTTTGGGCAGCGGAATCTCCCATAATGCACTCGTCATTACCTAagaagtacacacacagttcattgCTGAGCTCGCTTGTGTTGTCAGTAAATGCGCCGACACGGGACTGACTGCCTGTCCGTTTGTCATTTCTTTATCTACGTTACCATACCACTGCTGCTTTTTACAGGTAGGCCAATAGAGCGCAATTTATACAATTTTTAGCTATAAGGATATCTGTTTAGGATAGAAAATGGTGAACGGTGATGTTGCCAGGGCTTTCCGTAGCAGTCCGAGGGTGTTCAACAACCACCATCAATGGCAAACAAACATGTCATTGTCATGTGCGATAAATGGTTTCAGTcaatggtattcaatgacatgCGTTCCTTATAGCCAATTCAATGTGCTACTGTTACTGACTGTCTTTGAGACCGCTAGGTGGGTTACTGTCGAATATTGTCACTGGAAGCGGTATCCTGTCATTTGATACACTGTTGCAACTTGCACGTCTGTGTCACCAGAGACAATAAAGCCAGTATCATCACGGCCTATAGTGAAGTGCTGTGCTACATAGCTCGGACGTTATATATGTAT
The Osmerus eperlanus chromosome 17, fOsmEpe2.1, whole genome shotgun sequence DNA segment above includes these coding regions:
- the lemd3 gene encoding inner nuclear membrane protein Man1, translated to MAAAQLTDEELFSELKRFGFTPGPVTENTRPVYLKKLKKLREEQQQRGSRSGKTRNSGSINNNSSGGGNSSNTAAGASGFGVRPASNDVTHLSPSKSPGGRPALNEKRAGGTGKFVLGFSSDESDAELPPKKRGLNHSGRRDRGSGYQQQPQIRPTGTPITAQKSQGVYVSNSNHSFPGPPESRRSGSGTVGWVERGKSSLEVSRSAKAEGSGYEEPEEEDDYEGKNERDSRSLNGSRASYLNTSKLVGDYSDSDEEEEEEGISAFDRQRERRLNSRRSLSKSASSPFRSARGSESGQEKTGGAIRVNDTPGARSLDMVGDRGEEEEEDGKKRGPGESALSGGLLSRSYPRRSIYVSAVMGESGNNSPSAYNKNHVDSGDGATSSSRFSIGLRPRFPSNTLSATYRPNHSNHTGTNHGYSHAMLKQKLTVPEDELLQQFKREEVSSTGGFSAHYLSMFLLTAACLFFLLLGLMYLRMRGSGASDVDVVIKNHPFGSFFDSSYTETEKDLILELLLTLHDHLAHIAGEHDCRDPEDQTNRSLTIDEASKYLWAQKEDYKNMVLSSLEWIIRTKEDVGIRLIGASPEEAVTDVSEISSLESTHPKMSFLCRFRRAFFTVIYRVLFVLAVIGLVWGLVYYMKYRWRREEEETRQMHGLVDRIIDVLSSHNEACQENKDLQPYLPIPHVRDSLVPPPERMRMKRLWDKAVKFISANESRIRTESQRIGGADFLVWRWIQPSSLDKSLVHHKVWQGKAFPLDKGNSPPNSLTPCLKIRNMFDPVMEVGENWHLAIHEAILEKCSDNDGIVHIAVDKNSREGCVYVKCLSAEHSGKAFKALHGSWFDGKLVTVKYLRLDRYHQRFPQAQGCNTPLKPSSTHMNTMSRLRHRTGSALGFS